The Xyrauchen texanus isolate HMW12.3.18 chromosome 4, RBS_HiC_50CHRs, whole genome shotgun sequence genome segment gcattgaaccctgaatattcctttaaattattgtGGGATTTTTGTGCATTACTTGCAAGACAATTCAGCACTTTCTTCCATAAATTCATTACCCGTGATATGAACAAATCCAATCCTCATTACTGGATTATGAATGTGTTGTGCTGCTTTTAATGTATGCTAATTATACTtgaattattgtattacagtaattagaATATTTCATTGACAAAACATCCAGGTGCATTGCAGTAAAACAAAATTGACATCAGAGTGTGAAAAAATAATAtggcatgaaaataatgccacaatgggaaaaaaaaaaaattattttgattttggtgtgaaatatgacCCCCCCCCCATAATATTTAAAGCAGTTCCATAACTTGTAGCCTAAATGTTTTCACAGACAGGTGCACTAAGCATGGCGACTAAGAAACAAGTTTATACCTTTTGAATGCAAGTATTTGTATTGAGCTGTTGGATTGCAAAGCAGATATTTACAGTAGAAGACCATATTAGTCCAAACTAATCAGCATTTTCATTTACATATAGCAAAATGAGATTATCACAGGAAAATCACCTTATCATCAACAGCATTAGCAAAGATTTAAAGAGCAGAAATAATCTAGAGCTAATCAATTACAAAATCTTCTTAATAAGAGGTTGGTTTCAATCATTAAAGGTACAGATCACCCAACATGTTttattctctcatcctttacttgccctcatgtcatcagagatgtgtatgactttttcttctgcagaacaaaacgatttttaaaagaatatttcagctctgttggtcctcacaatgcaagtgaatggtgaccagaactttgaaggccccaaaaggcagcataaaagtagtcataagactccagtggttcaagttatatattcagaagcaatatgtaggtgtgggtgagaaaccgatcaatattcaAGTTCTTTTTTgaaccgataaccgattaatcggatgaaagattttaaaatcgatttatagaatgtaaaaaatttatataaCGGGCACAGACTAGGAGtcctaaatgaataaaacctaagatgcagtttattgttcaaccaaaatctccCAAACAAATTCAGATTTGGTGTAAAACACAAAGTATAAAAAAGACTGAAAATACCATTGGCAACTATCGACATAGATTTCTGCAGACAACAATAGttctaaaaagcaactatcggcacagattaatctgtaaaacagatacatcggtctacctctagtgaatttcactttcacattcagttcACTGTCTGAGGCAGGTCAAAgatgagatttagagtaaaaaaggacttaaatattgttcttgcACACCTACAAATATTATATCGATTTTGAAATTTGGATTACTTATTGattctttgtgatttttggagctttaaagttttggtcaccattcacatgcattgtatggaccatgcAGCGAAGacactcttttaaaaaaaaaaaaaaagtgtgtttgcAGAagtatacacacctgggatggcatgagagtgagtaaatgatgagaatttttgttttggggtgaaatatccctttaagattaaaataataataataaaaaacaatttaaagcaaTACATAAGATTTACAACAAAgttaattttaaaagtaatttaaagggacagttcacccaaaaattcatatTCAATAATTTTCTGTTCGTAACccgactttcttctatggaacacaaaaggagatattaaggCAGAATAAACTGAAAGTaaacggtgactgaggctgtcagttaaTTTAGCCTAGCAtctagaaagttatatgggtttggaacaacatatggctgtgtaaatgatgacagaattctcattgtTGTGTAGATTATCCATTAGTATGACACATTCAGATCACCAAGGTCAGTTACTCTCCCAGATTTGGCATTGGCTCCTCAGAGGCCTGAATAACAAGTGGTTCTGATACTCCACTGAGTCTGCCACGCGTTCTCCGTCGAGTTGCCTTACTCAGCTCTGGGGAGGTATGGTCCACCCAAGCCAGACCCACAGCCTGGAGGTCCACGCTCCTACGGTTCCTCAGGCTGCGTCGCACTGAACCTCGACTCCTCGCCACAGGTTTCAGGATGTCGTCAATGTTAAAGTCGATCTGCTGCCAGGGGGCCAATCCGGGCTCTATGGGTCCAGTCTTACATTCTGACGACTCCGTTTGATCAACTTTCTCGTACTGACCATTCATGTCTACTTCTGCTACCAAAACATCAACCTTCACACAAGGACTTTTCAGGGTCTTTTGGACGTATCCATGTCTTGGCATCTTCTGCTCTGACCTCTCAGTGGTTACATGGTCTGCATTTGGTACCATAGTTGGAGTGTCAAAGCTTACTAAAATCTTAGCTTCCTCTTTCTCACAGTGCTCAGCTTGATGAAGTGCTGTTCCATCAGGATTGTCTTGATTCATAAGGTCTAAACTGGCAGCTACGGTTGACTCTTGGCTCTCCACGTTGTAATCGCCCATTTCAACTTCTGATTCAGTAGTGGAGTCAATGGCTGGATCGCTCAGTCCATTTCTCTTGATTGTACCTGATCTACGCCGTTGGTGTGCAGGCCTCTCAGAGTTGCGTTTGGATTTGTGCACCTTTAAACCAGTCTCTCTTCTACAAGTGGGACCCTTAGTGCTGGCTGAGTGTTCCAAACAAGTCATGTTCTGCTCGTTTTCATTAACCAGGGTACCTTCAGATAAAGCAGCAGTCTCCAGACTTACCATAGTATGAACAGTCTTGCTATGGGGAACAGTGTCCATTTGATTGCAGTCTTGCTTGCCATCTGCATTAAgagaattaaattacattaaggtATAGTGCTTTCGAACAACTAACGCAGATCTGTGTTCCAAAATCACAGTTGTTTCatcgtttatgctgactgtacgACTCCAGCTGATAaagtaatgtcttctaaagcgacatgatctcctttggtgcgaaaaagatacaTATTTTAGTACATcttccggtcagcagcggtaTGTGCGTGTGACGTAAATCACGTTGGCACGCGAGAACTGGTGCACATGCGGCACACACAGAAGAGCAGCTCCGTTTACAACAGAGTAGGatgaacgctgtacagaagcttcattggttttggtttagatctgcatttgtatctgtttctttactctcaatggtgcgtttgtgtgcttatcctggatgtcttaaCCGAGGAGAACATGAAATTAcatctgtatcatggcaacaCGAATATGTCACATGAGAGACAGCGTGATCTCCATCCTCTTGTGAAGCTTACTTGAagcgttggattatagttaaaaattattaaaattgatatattttttttttccacacaaagcgatcatatcactttagaagacattaattgaatcGCTGGAATCGTATTGATGATGTTTATTATGACAGTCTGTGATCTTTGGTGCTTCAAAagtcggatcaccatccacttgaattttaaggacctactgagatgtgatattttcaatttttcttcaaatgtgttctgctgaagaaagaaagtcatagacacctgggatatcatgagggtgagtaaataatgagcgaattttcatttttgggtgaactatccctttaaaaagaatAATTGGACATCATAAAAACATCAAATAGCATTGGTTCTTTCATATCACGGAACCAAACGTCACAACTCACGATATCAAACCTGCGACATatgcaccatatttgatttgagaactGCAGCTGAAGTTAAGATTATTGGTGAATATTAGAGTCGCAACGGaatgagattttcatggtacgATAACGGTCTTttacacaattaatattattagttaCAATAtcccttaaaggagtgaaaacagaagattttttgtcaaaatattctcccttttgaaaataaatacatttaaaaaaaaaaaaagctaacagaattataataataaacatgattaaaaaatagcATGCaactataaaatgttatataactaaCGCATGttaatttacatgttaaatgaactactaacaTCAGTTGTGTgagctttaaagtaatgtcctatgattattaacaattaatatatactgtaggtgcacaacagcacagccagactgctcctgtctgtacctttaactcagtggttctcaactggttttgcttcaggacacagattttgcattggaaatcaagtggtgacccaccgtagtaaaaacgtaacctttatttaatgtatcctgtgtcgaatttccttttatgttttgtttatggttttccagtacaaggacatacatcaagtgacattatttttgttgttgatgtcaacaacaaaagtgaCTGGAAGTTTTCTcttccccccttttaaaaactgaagagcatatttaactatatgagcccattattatcgcatttgtttcctaatttcaaacataattcaaacagaccATACATATTATGCAGGAGGACAggtcctcattaccatggttaggtcagtgtagctagtcttaaataatagtaataataataataacaacaacaacaaattataatatttatgaaaaaataaatactagcttgAAAAACATCTTAACACATCAcaaatgccactgttgatataaaatgaagtCTAAGAGATTCTatctttagattatttaatatgaaactataacattttgtcaaaatataacaatttCTTTTAACAATAAAATCGAGAAATTATTTTGTAAAGGCGATTATGTATAATGATAAAAAATTGGCACATAGGACagagttgctcttttcctcatcagtgctgttcgggatgtcagggctgctactgtttgatggggttgacttgacttcctctgtaaagctttaaactagaaaagtttaactttaaactgaaaattggtcacatcagttttgaggtctgcactaAGCAAAATGAGCAGGTGACATTCTCTGTCCAGTTGCATTCTTTTTCTCaataccatagataagcaaatgtacatggtatgataaccgtcaattttcatacTGTGAAACCGGTACAGCGCTGCAAACCTAATGAATATTGACTGAATTTCGGTCTGTTCTTCacaaaagctatcatatggctttggaAGACTTAGAAGTGCACAAGTCATCTTGACTACTTTGATAGTGCTTTTTTGTTCCATGAACATGACTGTTCAACAGTGACTGTTGTCACTAAGAAATGgacattgaatggaaaaaaaaaaaaaaaatctatcagaAGATTCTTCAAACAttcttacagttgaagtcagaaatgtacataaacTTAGGTTGAAGTTTCACATTTTtcaaccactccacatatttcataGCTCGGtcaaaaatgggtcttccaaatgaacaatgaccccaagcatacctccagagttgtgacaaaatggtttaaggacaacaaattgaaggtattggagtggccaccaCAAAGCCAAACCTCAATCTGAggttttgtgggcagaactgaaaaagcatgtgtgagcaagaggcctacaaacctaacACAGTTACAccggttctgtctggaggaatgggacaaaattccagaaacttattgtgagaagcttgtggaaggctaccccaAATATtagacccaagttaaacaattgaaaggtaatgctaccaaatcctaacaaagtgtatgtaatcttctgatccactgggaatgtgatgaaagaaataaaatctgaaatatattattctattattctgacatttcacattcttaatataaagtagtggtcctaactgacctaaaacaaggaatgttttctatgattaaatgtcaggaattgtgaattgagtttaaatgtatttggctaaggtgtatgtaaacttctgacttcaactgtatgtctgCCCAAAGTCTAATGGTGATCCAGCAGAGTTCTCAAAGTAACAGTCCAGAACAACTTTTAAACGTTGCGGTCAAAATCTAGATGCATAATCACTTAGGGGTTGCACAAAATAGTAAACTACAACTATCTTAGTCACCACTGTCTGACTGAAGTCGACTAGTCTATTACCATGTTATTTATAAAGCGTTGTTTGTAGGAAACACAGAGGGTGTGGAGCCCAGTGGCTTTGTGATCAAAAACCCTAGCAATCCCTATTAAAGTCCCTattatcacccaaaaatgaaaaatctctcatcatttactcaccatgacatccctgatgtgtatggttttctttcttctgctaaatacaaacacagaattttacaaaaatatctcagctcccAGGTcattgcaatgcaagtgaatggagaccaaacCTTTGAAGCATCAAagaacacaaaggcagcataaaagtaattcataagactcagCGGAATTCATAAGTAGTTTAATCAAtttcttctgaagccatccaatcagttttgggtaagaacagaccaaaataaccATTTTTTTTCACTATGCAGTAAATCTGCGATCACCTTGGCGATGATATttttaagctcgattacatttcctaCCGACATTTAGCTCTCTGCGCATGCTTCCAGCGTTAGGAAAAGTAAACAAGCTTGAATTCATGACTGAGCCAAAAGGTgtctttacatgctttttggagcttcaacgttttgtcaccattcacttgcattgtatggacctacagagctgaaaaaaaaaaaaaaaaggggctgaaaaaatgttaaccaaataaagatttttgggtgaactattctttcaactacTAGATTACCACCACAAAATCTCGCAAAGATGACAACATCTCATTCAACACCAAGTGGGTATATAAATGAAATGACTTGGAACGATACCTGTTAGTTTTCCTGATTGGGTCTGTATTGGTGTGCTGTTGAAACTGGTGGACGTAGTCTCAAAAATGGGACTGAGTAAAGGGTTTTTAGAGGCATAGTCTCTTTTCCCATACAGAGAGCGATTCACGTCCTTGTTGCCAAATCGCCTTTTAAGCCCTGAGGATTTCTGAAAACATCAAATAAGAAGCAGTGATAAACATGTACACATTTTACTAAAATGTCTTCAAAAGCTGTTGACATATGAACTCGAGGGATTGATAATCTTACTATATATACACCAAATGGTTAAGTACAAGTcatattagtgttattattttaGGCTTAATGTCAGTTTAATGCCAGCGTTAATAAACTGAGCTTAAAAAGCCCTGACTCACAGGGACTCGTACACATGTCGGCTTCACTTGAAGCATAAATCCACTTTTTAAATTTTATACCGTCATCTTTCCTGAAGCAGATGTGGCAGCTGTACGAGTGCTTCTCCTTTTCTCTGGCTCACTGTCTCCTGGTTGCTTGAACAAGATAACAAGCCATGATTAGGGCTGGCCGATGTTGCTAAACATTTACatctggatttttttattttttcataatttgttcataattcaatacaattaaaaaaacaaattctaaattTTTGTGAAAGTTTTTCTCTAATGACAGCATGCAATCAAACTGACATGAACATGATGATTCATGTTATCTCATCATAATCTAAGAAGAACATTTTGTTGAACAAAGGAGttaaaaagaatagttcacacaaaattgacaattttctcaacttcaggccatccaagatgcatctgaccttctttcttcatcagaacaggatataagatttttaggaaagtatcccaggcttttagcttcatccaattcaagtgaatggacatccatttttgatggtccaaaaagcataattAGCAGCATCaatgtaatccacacgactccagttgatcaagtATTCTgtaagtcttctgaagttaatcaatacatttatgcaaacaacaaatcgttaattaaatgtttttaactttaaatcgtcaCTTCCGCCAGCTCTCTGTAACTGTTTGAATAGACCTAACGCTTGCTTAAGTGGAACTTCTGAATTCTCTGAATGCTTCTGAATTTTAATTAGCGATTTgcttcttacaccaacctattgattttcttcagaagacattaattgatagACTGGAGCTGtgaggattacatttatgctgcctaaatgtgcctTTTGacccatcaaacagccagcagcctgttggcacccatttacttacattataaagACCTACACAGCATcaacattattctaaaaatcttaatttgtgttctgctgaagaaagacagtcatacacatctgggatggcatcaaggtaagtgtataatgagagaattgtcatttttgggtgaactgtttctttaaagatAAATGTTCAACAACACTCAACTTCCATTATGCTAGCGGAGTTTCTCACCACGATAGTCTCAAATCACGCACAAAGCTGGGAGGTGATCAgggcagaatttatataaatgcAGCTCAGAAAGACATACCTTTCTTTTCTTACTGCGTGAGCGAGTTGGTTTAGTGCTGGCGACAGACACCGATTCCAGATCAGCATCTGCTGCTAAAGAAGTGAGTCAAATATTATAAACCAATACAAGTTAACACAAGAGCACAGACCTGAGATCAGGTCTTCTGTAGATATGAAAGTGGGAAATAAGGAGGAaaacagaaaagagaaaaaatagagGAAGAAAGTAGCACTCACTGGAGAGAGCTAGTGGCTGATCGCCTGTTTGGGATGGCAGTTTTTCCTCGGTCTGTGAATCTGATGGTACATCGGCATCCTCTTGAAACGCAGCATTCATAACTTCAGCGTCTTTAGCCAGGGGAAGCCTTGAGTCCTCATCACAGAATATatctataataaaataaataaaataaataaaaaacagattaGAACTAGACTAAAAAGGAACTTTCTGcaaactagggctgggtgatatataaAGACAATATATCTTTGCATTTAGTGAAATTAATCTCAATACTTTATTTAGCACTCACAAAGAATTGACCTTGCATTCCCAATTAGCAGCTGTATTTGAAATTCCATGGCAGCATTGGCAACAATTTataaattttgtattattaacGCCAGAGTAGTATAATAATactaatgttatacatttacactaaataattacaaatgtttaaatataaaaaacgaTTAAAGCTGTGTTCACACTGTCAGCTACTTTgttgctgcatgtcgccagtggatGGCGGTTAGAtcactagtggtgtgtatggagatttctttacaattaatattattattcaaatattaggatcaagtgagctctaccatcttctctcctattggttgtcgctcctgaaagttgctcttcatttgcataaagttaaacatttctcaactttgttgcgtcgctggagACGCCCACATTCGGTCGCCGCCGCTCGTGTTGACagaagtcaccagctctcattgaaagtgaatgagagGAGGTTGTTTTGTCGATGCATGTCGCTGGCAGTTTGAACACAGCTTAAGGCTGTTAAATAAAGGCAGAAACAGGTCACGGTCTGTGAAAATTGTCAAGATGCATTACAACCCAAGTTTTAAACAAATTCATACAAAGCATAAAGACCTACATCCAATCCCAGCTTAAAGCTAAAGCAGGGCTctatgcttacatttttttaggAGCACATTAAAACAAGTTACAAGCATACTCAAAAATTTAAGAGCACAGTTGTAGtcctttttttttatgcattaatgTGCCACAatataaaatgcacaaaaatgcatGAGAAAACTGAGCTCATCAATTATGAAAAAATGTAGGAGCAAGTGTCAATAGTCAGTAGAACAATTCAATAGAGCAAGTCAAGACAAAGGACTTTAACTTCTTAAAAACCAAATGTAAAATTTTCAGTTAATATGACTGAAAATATGATGTTAATCTGTTTCACGTTACGaacatatatatacaaaaacacagtgttcagtctttgaagtcctcttaaatgtatttaagaaCTCTTAATTTCCATCTGCACAGCTAAACACAATTAATGTTCCAACAATTGGATGTTGCATATTTCAGTTGGCCAGGCTTTGTAAACTTTTAACGTaaaattttatgttttcattttattcaagCTGACTAAAATGTCTCGCAGaacttttttttgcatttgcTTGTTTGAATAAaggaaggaaaagcagccaatcACAGTGTGAAATTTAACTATTGCACAGTGTAGATGCATTTGGGAGTTGTCATTTCTATTCTGATTGTACAATAAAACAATTCATGAGTTTCAATCTAGGGTCGGGAATCTCTAGGAACCGATTCGATCAGATTCTGTGAGTCACGATCCGATTTCAAAATGATTCCTGATACAGCTACATGTTTTTCAAATTTATTACTCTGCTGAGCAAAGTCAAAACACAGTAACTTCATATTTTTACCTAAATTGGGGTTCTTTTGTGCAAGTTGTCCTGTGACAGCGAGATCTCGCTCAACTATAACCAGGTTTTGAGAAAATAGCAGTAACAACAAAATCCACACTTAAATCAAGTAATGATATTGGTGTAAAGTGTATTTATAGCCTTTTATATGACAGTATTGTCATCATAAAAAGTGGTAAACACTGACctctttttaaacacaattttattaaactaaataatttaaatgattatGTTAACTTTTATATGTTTCAAGTATTgttaatcattttttatttaatagcattacatttgtaattataattaatatatctGAGGCCTTTTTATTTTAACTATAACTACAGGTTGGCTTCTGCTATTGATCAAACAAACCAATAGCTCCGCCCCTAAATCAGACCACTTGTTGAGTCAAAGTTGTTGTATCGAGCTG includes the following:
- the LOC127643090 gene encoding cell division cycle-associated protein 2-like, with the translated sequence MEVAEAIDSRPPLAALSPCQQNTDAGDEDFSKLTSSQFGISSDSFLPSSKIIDKSRLAQLKARRRSSIGVRGSPETNSLICFRAKQAAKTPPRTPQLLQGSPFLSRCDSLKKKLAVFQCLMEEEEEGKGESRKNEENESVESTLAKESQNGKEHMLTMQSSPSSITPPPSKKRCRVPQVGCEDKITASSLQYPTLTMQPEQWVRCSESISLVSDSKNELLSLPMLSNAEIKATDENMVVSICKKKRVRFGAPLSPEFFDKTLPPSTPLQKGGTPMCPPSSTGTKRSLLKTPQRCEPPLPQPDFNSPQNNGASPVLVIDRCSTGLVYSDDVFEEIEKISFPNMDEESPSNKPSECCKDIFCDEDSRLPLAKDAEVMNAAFQEDADVPSDSQTEEKLPSQTGDQPLALSTADADLESVSVASTKPTRSRSKKRKQPGDSEPEKRRSTRTAATSASGKMTKSSGLKRRFGNKDVNRSLYGKRDYASKNPLLSPIFETTSTSFNSTPIQTQSGKLTDGKQDCNQMDTVPHSKTVHTMVSLETAALSEGTLVNENEQNMTCLEHSASTKGPTCRRETGLKVHKSKRNSERPAHQRRRSGTIKRNGLSDPAIDSTTESEVEMGDYNVESQESTVAASLDLMNQDNPDGTALHQAEHCEKEEAKILVSFDTPTMVPNADHVTTERSEQKMPRHGYVQKTLKSPCVKVDVLVAEVDMNGQYEKVDQTESSECKTGPIEPGLAPWQQIDFNIDDILKPVARSRGSVRRSLRNRRSVDLQAVGLAWVDHTSPELSKATRRRTRGRLSGVSEPLVIQASEEPMPNLGE